Proteins from a single region of Dyadobacter fanqingshengii:
- a CDS encoding aldose 1-epimerase family protein, translating into MNYSIENQFLKISVQEQGAELCQIQSTVTGKDFLWDADPDVWASYAPVLFPVIGAIKDGYVNYKGKQYAVPRHGFIRNNADVKLVDQSANSLTFGLKFSEKTLEIYPFEFEFLITYSLKENRVIVHHDVINHGTGEMLFSLGGHPAFKCPLHDDEAYEDYYLEFYAVENDSTWLLEKNGLVGNTTRPVLENTNVLHLNKHLFNNDALIFKHLVSKEVSLRSTKSSQVITLHFDDFKYLGIWAKPGGHFVCIEPWLGIADNADSDQNFETKEGILRLAAGERFAAKFEIEVSE; encoded by the coding sequence ATGAATTATTCAATTGAAAATCAGTTTTTGAAGATTTCCGTCCAGGAGCAAGGCGCTGAACTTTGCCAGATCCAGTCAACGGTAACGGGTAAAGACTTTTTATGGGATGCTGATCCCGACGTTTGGGCGAGTTATGCTCCGGTGCTTTTCCCCGTAATTGGCGCGATTAAGGATGGATATGTCAATTACAAAGGCAAGCAGTACGCCGTTCCGCGTCACGGTTTTATCCGGAATAATGCTGATGTTAAGCTAGTTGATCAAAGTGCTAATAGTCTAACATTTGGATTGAAATTCAGTGAAAAGACATTGGAGATTTATCCTTTTGAATTTGAATTCCTCATCACATACAGCCTCAAAGAAAACCGGGTTATTGTGCATCATGATGTAATCAATCACGGAACTGGTGAAATGCTATTTTCCCTCGGCGGACATCCGGCGTTCAAATGTCCGCTTCACGATGATGAAGCTTATGAAGATTACTATCTTGAATTCTACGCCGTTGAAAACGACTCGACCTGGCTTTTGGAAAAGAATGGCTTAGTAGGAAATACAACCAGACCAGTTCTCGAAAACACGAATGTCCTGCATTTGAACAAACATTTGTTCAACAATGACGCATTGATCTTCAAACATTTAGTCTCAAAGGAGGTCAGTCTGCGCAGTACAAAATCGTCACAAGTAATCACGCTCCATTTCGACGACTTTAAATATCTCGGCATATGGGCGAAACCCGGCGGCCACTTTGTCTGTATAGAACCCTGGCTAGGCATTGCTGACAATGCTGATTCGGATCAAAATTTTGAAACGAAGGAAGGGATCTTGAGACTTGCTGCCGGTGAAAGGTTTGCTGCTAAGTTTGAGATTGAGGTTTCTGAATAG
- the dnaE gene encoding DNA polymerase III subunit alpha, whose protein sequence is MQFSHLHCHTQFSLLDGAADIKKLFKKAKEDNMPAVAITDHGNMFGVFEFVAEGNKQGIKPIVGCEFYVVEDRHIRQFTKDKKDVRHHQLLLAKDELGYKNLVKMCSLGFIEGMYGKYPRIDKELIVKYHKGLIATTCCIGAIIPKTIIRKGEAEAEKEFKWWLDLFGEDFYVELQRHEIRDQYIVNEVLIRFARKYNVKIIASNDSHYVDQEDWNAHDILLCINTGDKQSTPSAKDFDDDKGIPKGSRFAFFNDQFYFKNTSEMMKLFNDLPESLDNTNEIVDKIKALDLRKDILLPNFPIPDEFKTHTLSEMAGKKELTADVLNQWEYLKHLTFVGAKFKYGTITPEIEDRLNFELQTIRNMGFPGYFLIVADFIDAGRKMGVFIGPGRGSAAGSVVAYCTGITNIDPIKYDLLFERFLNPDRISLPDIDTDFDDEGRQKVIDYVVKKYGYNQVAQIVTYGTMAAKSAIKDVARVMDLPLADANMLAKLVPDKPTYNMTLNRIFTAPLEGEGSLTKKEGIAPEELDNVKKMRAIALGNDLQASVLQEARRLEGTVRNTGIHAAGIIIAPSDLTEIIPVSTSKDSDFLITQYQGKIIEDAGVIKMDFLGLRNLTIIKEALRLIKQNHNVDIVIDDIPLDDPKVFELFQRGETNAIFQFESDGMKKYMRDLIPDRFEHLIAMNALYRPGPIAYIPNFIRRKNGLEEVTYDLPELEEYLADTYGITVYQEQVMLLSQKLGGFTKGQADTLRKAMGKKQIETLNKMKGDFMKGGAEKGLDAKKLEKIWTDWEAFASYAFNKSHSTCYAFVAYQTAYLKAHYTAEYMSAVLTSSLGNIEKITFFMEECKAQGLKVLGPDINESDRQFNANKKHEIRFGLAGVKGSGDAAVEAIIEERNQNGPFKDIFDFMTRVNLRTVNKKTIESLAYAGGFDCFPEYHRAQYFATDANDNLTFIEKLIRYANKAQGGGVVDLFSHSGGGAEIAKPKAADIVAWDDLAKLRYEQEVVGFYISGHPLDTFRVELDNFCNCTVDKVMEIGENEKAPKYFGKEISVGGIVTSAQERMSRNGSLFMIFKIEDYRGSMEMLLGGEDYIRFKNYLQVGQFLYIKGKVQNRWKQEDQFEFKISQIQLLTEIRDKMCRKIRINLTLDQIDAQFIHLLNETFGNHPGACAVNMTVIDPETHLEVEMVSRGYRVAPSNELFKVLNGFHGVKFFLN, encoded by the coding sequence ATGCAGTTTTCACACTTGCACTGCCACACGCAATTTTCCCTTCTGGACGGTGCGGCGGATATAAAGAAGCTTTTCAAAAAGGCCAAGGAAGATAACATGCCTGCGGTGGCCATCACGGATCACGGTAACATGTTCGGCGTCTTTGAGTTCGTGGCGGAAGGCAATAAGCAGGGCATCAAGCCGATTGTGGGATGCGAATTTTATGTGGTGGAAGACCGACATATTCGGCAGTTTACAAAGGATAAAAAGGACGTACGGCACCACCAGTTGCTGCTTGCTAAGGATGAATTGGGATACAAAAACCTGGTTAAAATGTGTTCACTCGGTTTTATCGAGGGAATGTATGGAAAATATCCGCGGATTGATAAAGAGCTGATTGTCAAATATCATAAAGGCCTGATTGCGACGACTTGCTGCATTGGTGCAATTATTCCAAAAACCATTATCCGTAAAGGTGAAGCCGAAGCGGAGAAGGAATTTAAATGGTGGCTGGATCTGTTTGGCGAAGACTTCTACGTAGAATTGCAACGCCATGAAATCCGGGATCAATACATTGTTAATGAGGTTCTTATAAGATTTGCAAGAAAATACAATGTGAAGATCATTGCCTCCAATGATTCACATTATGTGGATCAGGAAGACTGGAATGCGCATGATATTTTGCTTTGTATCAACACGGGCGACAAGCAAAGCACGCCTTCTGCGAAGGATTTTGATGATGATAAGGGCATTCCAAAGGGCTCCCGTTTCGCGTTCTTTAATGACCAGTTTTATTTCAAAAACACCAGCGAGATGATGAAGCTGTTCAACGACTTACCCGAGTCGCTGGACAATACAAATGAGATTGTTGATAAGATAAAAGCACTGGATCTTCGGAAAGATATCCTGCTGCCCAATTTCCCCATCCCTGACGAATTTAAGACGCACACATTGTCGGAAATGGCTGGGAAAAAGGAGCTTACGGCCGATGTATTAAACCAATGGGAGTATTTAAAACACCTTACTTTTGTAGGCGCTAAATTCAAATATGGAACAATAACGCCCGAGATTGAAGACCGTTTGAACTTCGAGCTGCAAACCATCCGGAACATGGGTTTCCCTGGTTACTTCCTCATTGTGGCTGATTTTATTGATGCAGGCCGTAAAATGGGCGTTTTCATTGGCCCGGGCCGCGGGTCTGCGGCCGGCTCTGTGGTGGCTTACTGCACGGGAATCACCAACATTGATCCCATTAAATATGATCTGCTTTTTGAGCGTTTCCTGAATCCCGACCGTATTTCACTTCCTGATATTGATACGGACTTCGATGATGAAGGCCGTCAGAAAGTAATTGATTATGTGGTAAAAAAATATGGTTACAACCAGGTTGCGCAGATTGTGACTTATGGTACAATGGCCGCGAAATCCGCGATCAAGGATGTGGCGCGTGTGATGGACCTGCCACTCGCAGACGCCAATATGCTCGCGAAACTCGTTCCTGACAAGCCTACCTATAATATGACCCTGAACCGCATCTTTACAGCGCCGCTGGAAGGAGAGGGGAGTTTGACGAAAAAGGAGGGAATTGCGCCTGAGGAATTGGATAATGTGAAAAAAATGCGCGCCATTGCATTAGGTAATGACTTGCAAGCGAGTGTTTTACAAGAAGCAAGACGACTGGAAGGAACGGTTAGGAACACAGGAATTCACGCAGCAGGAATTATTATCGCGCCGAGCGATTTGACCGAGATCATTCCGGTCAGCACGTCCAAAGATTCCGATTTTTTGATCACACAATATCAGGGAAAGATCATTGAGGACGCCGGGGTTATTAAAATGGACTTTTTGGGTCTGCGAAACCTGACCATCATTAAGGAAGCATTGCGGCTGATCAAGCAAAATCATAATGTCGATATTGTCATTGACGACATTCCGCTGGACGACCCGAAAGTGTTTGAATTGTTCCAAAGGGGCGAAACTAACGCGATTTTCCAGTTTGAATCCGACGGGATGAAAAAGTATATGCGCGATCTTATCCCGGACCGTTTTGAGCACCTTATCGCCATGAATGCTCTGTATCGTCCAGGTCCGATCGCTTACATTCCGAACTTCATTCGCCGTAAAAACGGCTTGGAAGAAGTTACTTACGATTTGCCTGAACTGGAAGAATATCTGGCAGATACATACGGAATTACGGTTTACCAGGAGCAGGTAATGCTTTTGTCCCAAAAACTGGGTGGCTTCACGAAAGGACAAGCTGATACATTGCGTAAAGCAATGGGTAAAAAGCAGATAGAAACGCTGAACAAAATGAAGGGCGACTTCATGAAAGGCGGCGCGGAAAAAGGATTGGATGCCAAAAAGCTCGAAAAAATCTGGACTGACTGGGAGGCGTTTGCATCCTATGCATTTAACAAGTCTCACTCAACGTGTTATGCGTTTGTTGCTTACCAAACGGCTTATTTAAAAGCACATTACACGGCAGAATATATGTCAGCCGTTTTAACAAGCTCACTGGGCAACATTGAAAAGATCACCTTCTTTATGGAGGAATGTAAAGCGCAGGGATTGAAAGTGTTAGGGCCAGATATTAATGAGTCGGACAGGCAGTTTAATGCCAATAAGAAACATGAAATCCGTTTTGGACTGGCGGGTGTGAAAGGAAGCGGCGATGCAGCGGTGGAGGCTATTATTGAAGAAAGGAATCAGAATGGTCCGTTTAAGGATATTTTTGATTTTATGACACGGGTAAACCTGCGCACGGTCAATAAGAAAACCATTGAAAGTCTGGCCTATGCGGGTGGATTTGACTGCTTTCCTGAATATCACCGGGCACAATATTTTGCGACGGATGCAAATGATAACCTTACTTTTATTGAAAAACTGATCCGCTATGCCAACAAAGCGCAAGGCGGAGGCGTGGTCGATTTATTTAGTCATTCCGGTGGCGGTGCTGAGATTGCCAAACCGAAAGCTGCCGATATCGTAGCTTGGGATGATCTTGCTAAGCTGCGCTATGAGCAGGAAGTTGTAGGTTTTTACATTTCAGGGCATCCGTTGGATACATTCCGGGTGGAGCTGGACAATTTCTGCAATTGCACGGTTGATAAAGTGATGGAGATTGGCGAAAATGAAAAGGCGCCGAAATATTTTGGTAAGGAAATTAGTGTTGGCGGAATTGTAACGAGTGCACAGGAACGCATGTCGCGTAATGGCAGTTTGTTTATGATCTTCAAAATTGAGGATTACCGCGGTTCGATGGAAATGCTTTTGGGCGGAGAGGATTACATTCGGTTCAAAAATTACTTGCAGGTGGGGCAGTTCCTTTACATTAAGGGCAAAGTGCAAAACCGCTGGAAACAGGAAGATCAGTTTGAATTTAAAATCTCTCAAATTCAACTCTTAACCGAAATCCGGGATAAGATGTGCCGTAAAATTCGAATCAACTTGACACTGGATCAGATCGACGCGCAATTCATTCATTTGCTGAACGAAACCTTTGGTAATCACCCAGGTGCGTGTGCGGTTAATATGACTGTTATAGATCCCGAAACGCATCTGGAAGTAGAAATGGTGTCCCGCGGTTACAGGGTTGCGCCGTCCAATGAACTGTTCAAAGTGCTTAACGGATTTCATGGTGTGAAATTCTTTTTAAACTGA
- a CDS encoding DUF2461 domain-containing protein, producing the protein MESKTLHFLSQLAENNNREWFQQNRKDYDAAKADLEKLVAYLIEEVGKFQDLGNLQVKECIFRINRDIRFSKNKAPYKNNLSAGIGPGGKGSGKIDYYLQIQPGDRTFLGGGMWETTPEQLARFRQEIDYNADELKQIIHDKDFHAYYPKIEGEALKTTPKGYAKDHPEIELLKQKQLFFSHNYTDKEVTSKDFGKMVVQGISLLKPFTDYMNYVIYEQPAES; encoded by the coding sequence ATGGAATCCAAAACACTTCACTTTTTAAGTCAGTTAGCCGAAAATAATAACAGGGAATGGTTCCAGCAAAATAGAAAGGATTACGACGCGGCAAAGGCCGATTTGGAGAAGCTGGTTGCCTATTTAATAGAAGAAGTTGGCAAATTTCAGGATCTGGGAAATTTGCAGGTGAAAGAATGTATTTTCAGGATCAACCGCGATATCCGTTTTTCCAAAAATAAGGCACCTTATAAGAACAACCTCAGCGCGGGCATAGGTCCGGGTGGCAAAGGCTCGGGGAAAATTGATTATTATCTCCAAATCCAACCTGGCGACAGAACATTCCTGGGCGGCGGCATGTGGGAAACTACGCCAGAGCAACTGGCCAGATTTCGTCAGGAGATCGATTACAACGCGGATGAGTTGAAGCAGATTATCCATGACAAAGACTTTCATGCATACTATCCGAAGATTGAGGGTGAGGCTTTGAAAACTACGCCAAAAGGATACGCCAAAGATCACCCCGAGATTGAGTTATTGAAACAAAAACAACTTTTTTTCTCCCATAATTACACGGATAAAGAAGTGACTTCCAAAGACTTTGGAAAAATGGTCGTTCAAGGGATCTCTTTGCTTAAACCTTTTACGGACTATATGAATTATGTAATATATGAACAGCCTGCGGAGTCCTGA
- a CDS encoding type II toxin-antitoxin system HicB family antitoxin → MKKIRVIIERSKDFFWAYGDNVDKINGGGETIDQVKQSILECIEIVKSFDDKNIPTALKGDYEIVWKFDVESLLEYYKGIFSQTGIARLTGMNEKQLNHYASGLKKPRAAQAKRIEAALHRLGSELLAVEL, encoded by the coding sequence ATGAAAAAGATTCGCGTCATTATTGAACGGAGCAAAGACTTCTTTTGGGCATATGGTGATAATGTCGACAAGATCAATGGAGGTGGAGAAACAATCGATCAAGTAAAGCAATCGATTCTCGAATGCATTGAAATTGTTAAATCATTTGATGATAAAAATATTCCAACAGCATTGAAGGGAGATTATGAAATTGTTTGGAAATTTGATGTAGAGAGCCTCCTGGAATACTATAAGGGTATTTTTAGCCAAACAGGCATTGCACGATTGACAGGAATGAACGAAAAGCAGCTAAACCATTATGCCTCTGGCTTAAAGAAGCCGAGAGCAGCGCAGGCAAAGCGGATCGAGGCTGCGCTGCATCGGCTCGGCAGTGAGCTTTTGGCTGTCGAATTATAA
- a CDS encoding ribose-phosphate pyrophosphokinase — MGSFNTVKIFSGSQSEYLAKDIARYYGKELGGYTLRKFSDGELSPSFEESIRGCDVFLIQSTFPPADNLMELLLMVDAARRASAHYVTVVIPYFGYARQDRKDKPRVAIAAKVVANLLTSVGVDRLMTVDLHAGQIQGFFDLPVDHLEGTSIFVPYIKSLNLKNLLIASPDMGGAARARNFAKFLNVDMILCDKHRKRANEIASMQVIGDVEGMDVVLVDDLIDTGGTLCKAAELIIEKGANSVRAISTHAIMSGKAHENIANSVLEELIITDTIPLKQQNAKIRVLSVAELFAKAIGRIRDHESISSLFINYQ, encoded by the coding sequence ATGGGTTCATTTAATACAGTAAAAATATTTTCGGGGAGTCAATCCGAATATTTGGCCAAAGACATTGCCAGGTATTATGGCAAAGAGCTGGGAGGTTATACATTAAGGAAATTCAGTGACGGAGAGCTTTCACCCAGTTTCGAAGAATCGATCAGAGGGTGCGACGTTTTCCTGATCCAGTCCACATTTCCTCCTGCTGACAATCTGATGGAGTTGCTCTTAATGGTGGATGCCGCCCGTCGCGCTTCTGCACATTATGTAACAGTGGTAATTCCTTATTTTGGTTACGCTAGGCAAGACAGAAAAGACAAGCCGCGCGTAGCAATCGCTGCGAAAGTAGTTGCCAATCTGCTTACTTCTGTTGGCGTAGATCGTCTCATGACGGTCGATTTGCACGCAGGACAGATCCAGGGCTTTTTTGACCTCCCTGTTGACCATTTGGAAGGAACGTCTATTTTTGTTCCCTACATCAAATCACTGAACCTTAAAAACCTGCTGATTGCGTCGCCTGATATGGGTGGAGCTGCCAGAGCGCGTAACTTTGCGAAGTTTCTGAATGTGGATATGATCCTTTGTGACAAACATCGGAAACGTGCGAACGAAATTGCGAGTATGCAAGTGATTGGTGATGTGGAAGGCATGGATGTTGTACTCGTTGATGATTTGATCGACACCGGTGGCACACTTTGCAAAGCAGCCGAATTGATTATAGAAAAAGGGGCCAATTCTGTGCGGGCCATCAGTACACATGCCATCATGTCTGGAAAAGCGCACGAAAACATTGCCAATTCTGTTTTGGAAGAGCTGATTATCACTGATACGATTCCTTTGAAGCAGCAGAATGCAAAAATACGCGTATTGTCAGTTGCAGAATTGTTCGCAAAAGCAATAGGCCGTATCCGTGATCATGAATCTATTAGTTCTTTGTTTATAAATTATCAGTAA
- a CDS encoding type II toxin-antitoxin system HicA family toxin, protein MKSSEFHRLIRRNGWVCIRSNGSHYIYQKGEETYTVAYHGSKEMAEGIRLKTVKKMNLK, encoded by the coding sequence ATGAAGTCATCAGAGTTTCACCGGCTCATTCGCAGGAATGGTTGGGTTTGCATCAGGTCGAATGGCAGCCATTATATTTACCAGAAAGGGGAGGAAACTTACACCGTCGCTTATCATGGGTCAAAGGAAATGGCTGAGGGGATTCGATTAAAGACAGTTAAAAAAATGAATTTAAAATAA
- a CDS encoding type 1 glutamine amidotransferase, translating into MNDDKKHFRIAILDMYNGFENEGMRCIKKIITAFGENESVPVEYTIFDVRQKLEIPGMHFDAYISTGGPGNPSPVGEPWEKRFFNFLDQIFQFNANRHNKTKKHLFLICHSFQMACIHWQLAGVSKRRKTSFGTFPVHKTALGRKDSLLSALSDPFWIVDSRDFQVTQPNKFRLEDMGAKLLCLEKVRPHVPLDRAVMAIRFSKEIVGTQFHPEADAEGMLRYFLREDKMTSIIAMHGEARYNDMISHLNDPDKIMMTEAVVIPAFLKNALNESFLPAYA; encoded by the coding sequence ATGAATGATGATAAAAAACATTTCCGGATTGCCATTCTGGACATGTATAACGGGTTTGAGAATGAAGGAATGCGGTGTATCAAAAAGATCATTACTGCATTCGGTGAGAATGAGTCTGTGCCCGTTGAATACACAATTTTTGATGTAAGACAAAAGCTGGAAATTCCGGGAATGCATTTCGACGCCTATATTTCTACCGGCGGTCCCGGGAATCCTTCGCCGGTTGGTGAGCCTTGGGAAAAGCGGTTTTTTAATTTTTTAGACCAAATATTTCAATTCAATGCAAACCGGCATAACAAGACAAAAAAGCATCTTTTCCTGATATGCCATTCCTTTCAGATGGCCTGCATTCACTGGCAGCTGGCAGGGGTTAGCAAAAGAAGAAAAACCTCTTTTGGAACATTTCCAGTGCATAAAACAGCGCTGGGCAGAAAAGATTCTTTACTGAGTGCATTAAGCGATCCTTTCTGGATCGTGGACTCCCGCGATTTTCAGGTGACCCAACCTAACAAATTTAGGTTGGAAGATATGGGCGCGAAATTGCTTTGTCTGGAAAAGGTAAGGCCGCACGTTCCCCTTGACCGGGCAGTGATGGCCATTCGTTTTTCAAAAGAAATCGTCGGCACACAGTTTCATCCCGAGGCGGACGCGGAAGGTATGCTTCGTTACTTTTTGCGCGAAGACAAAATGACCAGCATTATTGCGATGCATGGTGAGGCTAGATACAATGATATGATCTCGCATTTGAATGATCCGGACAAAATTATGATGACCGAAGCGGTTGTGATCCCGGCGTTTTTGAAAAATGCATTGAACGAATCTTTCCTGCCTGCCTATGCATAA
- a CDS encoding aspartate aminotransferase family protein, giving the protein MHISHRQHFFDHLAQTSDYPLALEIEKAEGVYMYSPDGKRYMDLISGIAVSNVGHRHPKVLAAVHEQLEKHMHLLVYGEFVQSTQVQLARALTETLRLESANPSPYGLIDNVYFTNSGTEAVEGAMKLAKRFTGRDEFVSCFNAYHGATQGALSLAGAEFFKRNFRPLLPGITNIKHGFLPDIEKITDKTAAVIIEIIGGESGVRVPDDVYFPALREKCNETGALLIFDEIQTGYGRTGSFWAFEQFGAYPDIVLSAKAMGGGMPIGAFMASQQIMGAFKNNPILGHITTFGGHPVSCASSLAALQVTLEENLAASANAKGDLFKSLLIHPAIKEVRGRGLMLAAEMESFAKLKNTIDRCIERGVVTDWFLFCDNAMRIAPPLTITEDQIREACTVILSVLNE; this is encoded by the coding sequence ATGCATATATCCCACCGCCAACATTTTTTTGATCATTTAGCCCAAACCTCAGACTATCCACTTGCCTTAGAAATTGAAAAAGCGGAGGGCGTGTACATGTACAGCCCGGATGGAAAGCGCTATATGGACCTCATTTCCGGGATTGCGGTCAGCAATGTAGGGCATCGGCACCCAAAAGTCCTCGCCGCAGTGCATGAACAACTTGAAAAGCACATGCACTTGCTCGTATATGGTGAATTCGTGCAAAGTACGCAGGTGCAGCTTGCCAGGGCGCTCACAGAAACGCTACGTTTGGAAAGTGCAAATCCTTCCCCCTACGGCCTGATTGACAATGTTTATTTTACCAATTCTGGAACGGAAGCGGTCGAAGGTGCGATGAAACTGGCGAAGCGTTTCACCGGTCGTGATGAATTTGTTTCCTGCTTTAATGCGTACCACGGAGCTACCCAAGGCGCGCTGAGCCTTGCTGGAGCAGAATTTTTCAAACGAAATTTTCGTCCGTTACTTCCCGGCATAACCAATATCAAACATGGCTTTTTGCCCGATATTGAAAAAATAACGGATAAAACGGCCGCAGTGATCATTGAAATCATTGGTGGTGAATCCGGGGTACGTGTGCCGGATGACGTGTATTTTCCTGCCTTGCGAGAAAAATGCAATGAAACGGGAGCCCTGTTGATTTTCGATGAAATTCAGACAGGATATGGCCGTACGGGTTCGTTTTGGGCTTTTGAGCAGTTTGGCGCTTACCCGGACATTGTACTGAGCGCCAAAGCAATGGGTGGCGGCATGCCAATTGGTGCTTTCATGGCATCTCAACAAATTATGGGTGCCTTCAAAAACAATCCGATCCTGGGACACATTACCACATTTGGCGGGCACCCTGTGAGTTGTGCGTCTTCGCTAGCCGCATTGCAGGTTACATTAGAAGAAAATTTAGCGGCCTCGGCCAATGCAAAGGGCGACCTTTTTAAATCGTTATTAATTCATCCGGCGATTAAGGAAGTGAGAGGAAGAGGACTAATGCTGGCTGCGGAGATGGAATCTTTTGCGAAGTTGAAAAACACCATTGACCGCTGCATTGAACGGGGCGTTGTTACCGACTGGTTTTTGTTCTGCGACAATGCCATGCGCATTGCACCGCCGCTTACCATCACGGAAGATCAGATCCGGGAGGCTTGTACTGTTATTTTGTCAGTTTTGAACGAATAG
- the trxA gene encoding thioredoxin, with protein sequence MGKALEITDSTFEDLIQGDKPVLVDFWAEWCGPCKMIGPVVEQLAGEYEGKAVIGKMDVDMNSSVPAKFGIRSIPTLMIFKGGQLVDKVVGVVPKTTLEDKLNAQIEATV encoded by the coding sequence ATGGGAAAAGCACTTGAAATTACCGATAGCACCTTTGAAGATCTCATTCAGGGAGATAAGCCAGTACTTGTAGACTTTTGGGCTGAGTGGTGCGGTCCTTGTAAGATGATCGGGCCGGTTGTAGAACAGCTTGCTGGTGAGTATGAAGGAAAGGCTGTTATTGGTAAAATGGATGTGGATATGAACTCGTCGGTGCCAGCTAAATTCGGTATCCGCAGTATCCCAACTTTGATGATCTTTAAAGGCGGACAGTTAGTAGATAAAGTTGTAGGCGTTGTGCCAAAAACAACTTTGGAAGATAAATTAAACGCACAGATTGAAGCTACGGTTTAG
- the trpS gene encoding tryptophan--tRNA ligase encodes MARILTGIQSSGRPHLGNILGAIVPAIELSRNPENESFFFIADLHSLVSIKDGKLRHEYARAIAATWLAFGFDFEKNVFWRQSRIQEHTELAWYLNCFTPFPMLANATSFKEKSEKLADVNAGLFTYPVLQAADILLYNANIIPVGKDQKQHLEMTKDIATRFNLLAGEEMLTLPEPQIDERIMTIPGVDGQKMSKSYHNYIDIFVPENELKKAIKKIVSDSTPLEEPKDPETDITFKLYSLVASESEVAAMRQNYLNGGFGYGHAKQALLECMLEKFAEPRRIFNHYMENEQELEGILVAGETKARAIAQETIGKVRKVLGYSS; translated from the coding sequence ATGGCCAGAATCCTTACAGGCATTCAGAGTAGTGGAAGACCGCATTTGGGGAATATTTTAGGAGCGATCGTTCCTGCTATTGAACTTTCAAGAAACCCTGAAAATGAATCTTTCTTTTTTATCGCAGACCTGCATTCCCTTGTCTCGATTAAGGATGGAAAATTGAGACACGAGTACGCGCGTGCCATTGCTGCAACGTGGCTTGCGTTCGGTTTTGATTTTGAGAAAAATGTGTTCTGGAGACAATCCAGGATTCAGGAACATACAGAGCTGGCCTGGTATCTCAATTGTTTTACACCGTTTCCCATGCTGGCGAATGCAACGTCTTTCAAAGAAAAATCGGAGAAACTGGCGGATGTAAATGCGGGGTTGTTTACCTACCCGGTTTTGCAGGCCGCGGATATTTTACTTTATAATGCCAACATTATCCCGGTTGGCAAAGATCAGAAACAGCATCTGGAAATGACCAAGGATATCGCTACACGATTCAATCTGCTTGCCGGAGAAGAAATGCTGACATTGCCCGAACCGCAGATTGACGAACGCATCATGACCATTCCGGGCGTCGACGGCCAGAAAATGAGCAAGTCATATCACAACTACATTGATATTTTCGTCCCGGAAAATGAGTTAAAAAAAGCGATCAAAAAGATTGTTTCTGACTCTACGCCTCTGGAAGAACCCAAGGACCCTGAAACGGACATTACATTCAAACTATATAGCCTCGTCGCCTCGGAAAGCGAGGTCGCAGCTATGCGCCAGAATTATCTGAATGGTGGTTTCGGGTATGGACACGCCAAACAGGCGCTCCTGGAATGCATGCTGGAAAAATTTGCAGAGCCTCGCCGCATTTTTAATCATTATATGGAAAATGAGCAGGAACTGGAAGGCATTCTTGTAGCTGGCGAAACGAAAGCGCGTGCCATAGCTCAGGAAACAATTGGAAAGGTTCGTAAAGTCCTCGGTTACAGCTCATGA
- a CDS encoding phosphatase PAP2 family protein — protein MTESVDMLINSDQDLFLWLNGHHTPLLDSLMYWITFKYTWIPLYLGLIALHLKKEWKKGLLEIAVVLIAVIIADKITSGFMKPYFVRFRPCHEPELQGLVHQVTGCGGLYGFASSHASTSFAVATAWFAFLRTKAPNMWFLFVWAAIYSYSRVYVGVHYPADIVIGAMIGLVVGWLCLKLYHTFLTRYYRI, from the coding sequence ATGACGGAAAGCGTTGACATGCTGATCAATTCGGACCAGGATTTATTTCTCTGGCTAAACGGTCATCATACGCCCTTGCTGGATTCGTTAATGTACTGGATCACATTCAAATACACCTGGATTCCCTTGTATCTCGGACTGATTGCCCTGCACCTGAAAAAGGAGTGGAAAAAAGGGCTGCTCGAGATCGCGGTCGTTCTGATTGCCGTGATTATCGCGGATAAAATTACGTCCGGATTTATGAAACCATATTTTGTCCGTTTCCGGCCGTGCCACGAGCCTGAACTGCAAGGATTGGTCCATCAAGTCACGGGTTGTGGCGGACTTTACGGTTTCGCATCGTCCCATGCTTCCACCAGTTTTGCTGTTGCTACGGCCTGGTTTGCCTTCCTGAGAACCAAGGCTCCAAATATGTGGTTTTTGTTCGTCTGGGCGGCGATTTACTCATATAGCCGCGTGTATGTTGGCGTACATTACCCGGCTGATATCGTGATCGGCGCAATGATCGGACTGGTCGTTGGCTGGCTTTGTTTAAAACTTTACCACACTTTTTTGACGAGATATTACCGTATCTGA